The Passer domesticus isolate bPasDom1 chromosome 31, bPasDom1.hap1, whole genome shotgun sequence genome has a window encoding:
- the LOC135287840 gene encoding pro-glucagon-like, with amino-acid sequence MVWWLYLSGLLLAVLIPAGGQVAPQDSEELSRWKLFGPQNSQSFLSHIKRHSEGTFTSDFTRYLDRMKAKDFVHWLINTKRYN; translated from the exons ATGGTGTGGTGGCTGTACCTGTCCGGGCTGCTGCTCGCCGTGCTCATCCCGGCCGGAGGGCAGGTGGCTCCCCAGGACTCGGAGGAGCTGTCCAG ATGGAAGCTGTTTGGACCCCAGAACTCCCAGAGCTTCCTGTCCCACATCAAGAGACACTCGGAGGGGACCTTCACAAGCGACTTCACGCGGTACCTGGACAGGATGAAGGCCAAGGACTTCGTGCACTGGCTCATCAACACAAAGAG GTACAATTAA